In one window of Chitinophagales bacterium DNA:
- a CDS encoding threonylcarbamoyl-AMP synthase: MNNPQIGTDLLLAAQKLRDGKLVGIPTETVYGLAANALNEDALLKIFEAKQRPKFNPLIVHVASVQELDKYVLYLPPKAKLVATQLMPGPITLLLPKKNTVPDLATAGSNKVAIRIPDHPLTLQLLQALDFPLCAPSANPFGYVSPTTAEHVATGLGTKLSYVLDGGAAQIGLESTIAEITNTELIIHRLGGMPIDKIEAVTGMKAIIALSHQQPQTPGQLKSHYAPATPLYRGAVQEIAPAHAGQNIAAICFTEPSRRLENVDYHVLSPAGDLHEAAKHLFATLREIDMHQYDCIIAEYFPAQGIGLAINDRLDRAQASMK; encoded by the coding sequence ATGAATAATCCGCAGATTGGTACTGATCTTTTACTGGCTGCGCAGAAACTGCGCGATGGGAAACTGGTGGGCATACCCACAGAAACTGTCTATGGTTTAGCTGCTAATGCTTTGAATGAAGATGCCCTGCTGAAAATTTTCGAAGCCAAGCAAAGACCAAAATTCAATCCATTGATTGTACATGTTGCAAGTGTGCAAGAACTGGATAAATATGTATTGTATTTACCACCAAAAGCAAAACTGGTGGCAACGCAATTAATGCCCGGGCCAATCACTTTATTATTACCAAAGAAAAATACAGTACCTGATTTAGCAACCGCAGGCAGCAATAAAGTAGCGATACGCATACCTGATCATCCACTCACTTTGCAATTATTGCAAGCTTTGGATTTTCCTTTGTGTGCACCCAGTGCCAATCCGTTTGGTTATGTGAGTCCTACCACTGCCGAACACGTTGCTACAGGATTAGGCACCAAACTTTCTTATGTATTAGATGGTGGTGCCGCTCAGATTGGTTTGGAGAGTACGATTGCAGAGATCACCAATACGGAACTCATCATACACCGTTTGGGTGGCATGCCCATTGACAAAATTGAAGCAGTAACCGGCATGAAAGCCATCATTGCTTTATCGCATCAGCAGCCACAAACGCCGGGACAATTGAAAAGTCATTATGCACCGGCCACACCACTCTATCGTGGCGCTGTGCAGGAAATCGCACCGGCACATGCTGGACAAAACATTGCAGCCATCTGCTTTACAGAACCATCAAGAAGATTAGAGAATGTGGACTACCATGTACTCAGCCCTGCGGGCGATTTACATGAAGCAGCCAAGCATTTGTTTGCAACACTGCGTGAGATTGATATGCATCAATACGATTGCATCATTGCAGAATATTTTCCTGCTCAAGGCATTGGATTGGCGATTAATGACCGATTAGATCGTGCACAAGCCAGCATGAAATAA
- a CDS encoding EVE domain-containing protein produces the protein MNYWLIKSEPFKYSWEQFLKDKQTFWDGVRNYAARNNLRAMKKGDLALWYHSNEGLEIVGIAKVVKEAYPDPTIDDPTWSAVDFAPHKTLKQPVSLATIKADKRLQNMALVRLGRLSVQPVTTEEFAIVMDLAGMK, from the coding sequence ATGAATTATTGGCTCATCAAATCAGAACCTTTTAAATACAGTTGGGAACAATTCTTGAAAGACAAACAAACTTTCTGGGATGGTGTACGCAATTATGCTGCGCGCAACAATCTCCGCGCGATGAAAAAAGGTGATCTGGCTTTGTGGTACCACAGTAATGAAGGTTTGGAAATTGTGGGTATTGCCAAAGTGGTGAAAGAAGCCTACCCCGACCCTACTATTGATGATCCAACATGGAGTGCTGTTGACTTTGCACCACACAAGACTTTAAAGCAACCAGTATCACTTGCTACCATTAAGGCGGATAAGCGTTTACAGAATATGGCATTGGTGAGACTTGGACGCTTATCTGTACAACCTGTTACAACAGAAGAATTCGCGATTGTTATGGACTTAGCGGGAATGAAGTAA
- a CDS encoding triose-phosphate isomerase, translated as MRKSIAAANWKMNLTWQQGEQLIDQLLAGMEPLAEHKKVILAVPFPYLHMAHEKVKNQPAVFIAAQNCYSKMNGAYTGEVSVEMLQSIGIHFVVLGHSERREYFNESNQFLADKVNICLANNIHPIFCCGEPLAIREANTQDTYVRKQLEESLFHLSAEEIQKIVIAYEPIWAIGTGKTASSEQAQEMHASIRALLSEKYGTQVASEISILYGGSVKGNNALELFLQSDVDGGLVGGASLNAAEFLTIIKAL; from the coding sequence ATGAGAAAAAGTATTGCAGCTGCTAACTGGAAAATGAACCTCACCTGGCAGCAGGGTGAACAATTGATTGATCAACTGCTCGCAGGCATGGAGCCATTGGCAGAGCACAAGAAAGTGATTCTTGCCGTGCCCTTTCCTTACTTACATATGGCGCATGAGAAAGTAAAGAATCAGCCTGCTGTATTCATTGCTGCGCAAAACTGCTACAGCAAAATGAATGGTGCTTATACAGGTGAAGTGAGCGTGGAAATGCTGCAATCCATCGGTATTCATTTTGTAGTACTGGGGCACTCTGAGCGTAGAGAGTATTTCAACGAAAGCAATCAGTTTTTAGCAGATAAAGTGAATATCTGCCTCGCCAATAATATCCATCCCATTTTCTGTTGCGGTGAGCCATTGGCCATACGTGAAGCCAATACACAAGATACTTATGTACGTAAGCAATTGGAAGAATCACTCTTTCATTTATCGGCTGAAGAAATTCAAAAAATTGTCATCGCTTACGAACCCATTTGGGCCATTGGTACCGGTAAGACAGCCAGCAGCGAACAAGCACAAGAGATGCATGCATCTATACGCGCCCTGCTTTCAGAAAAATATGGTACTCAGGTTGCCAGCGAAATCAGCATCCTCTACGGCGGTAGTGTAAAAGGCAATAATGCCTTGGAACTCTTCCTGCAGTCTGATGTGGATGGTGGTTTGGTAGGTGGCGCTTCACTGAACGCTGCAGAATTCCTCACCATTATCAAAGCATTGTAG
- a CDS encoding thioredoxin fold domain-containing protein translates to MNSVIRFCVAGLMAFSLTACGNNQPTNENRLQTELSPEAFQAGLTKTPDALVLDVRTAEEYAKGHLPKARNIDWYSEDFMQQVSGYLKSRPVYVYCLSGARSAAAADKLRSAGFTEVYNMEGGIVKWRAAGLPQTMDAAASTSSMDKAAYEQLLVSDKKVLIDFYADWCGPCKEMAPYLEELKTERAADLQIIRINADDNQQLLQELGVDALPTLILYQKQAQLWRQTGFISKADLLKKL, encoded by the coding sequence ATGAACAGTGTGATACGTTTTTGTGTAGCAGGCCTAATGGCTTTTTCATTGACCGCGTGTGGCAACAATCAGCCAACAAACGAAAACCGATTACAAACAGAACTGAGTCCTGAAGCATTTCAGGCTGGTCTAACCAAAACACCTGATGCCTTGGTATTAGACGTGCGCACAGCTGAGGAATACGCCAAAGGTCATTTGCCTAAAGCAAGAAATATTGATTGGTATAGCGAGGATTTTATGCAACAAGTTTCCGGCTACTTGAAATCCAGACCAGTGTATGTGTATTGTTTAAGTGGTGCGCGCAGTGCTGCAGCCGCAGATAAATTACGCAGTGCAGGCTTCACCGAAGTGTACAATATGGAAGGCGGTATTGTAAAATGGCGTGCTGCAGGTTTACCACAAACCATGGATGCTGCGGCCAGCACAAGCAGTATGGACAAAGCCGCTTATGAACAATTATTGGTTTCTGATAAGAAAGTACTGATAGATTTCTATGCAGATTGGTGTGGCCCTTGCAAGGAAATGGCTCCCTACCTGGAGGAACTAAAAACCGAGCGCGCTGCCGACCTGCAAATCATTCGCATTAACGCCGATGATAACCAGCAATTGCTACAAGAACTGGGTGTGGATGCGCTACCTACCCTGATCCTCTACCAAAAACAAGCACAGCTATGGCGGCAGACGGGCTTTATCAGCAAGGCCGATCTGCTGAAAAAGCTCTGA
- the pruA gene encoding L-glutamate gamma-semialdehyde dehydrogenase produces MSLGTFSYPMPANEPVLSYAPGSPERAALKKTLAELKKKAIEVPMYIGGKQVKTGKKVAMHPPHEIAHTLGYFHAGEEKHVHQAIDAALKAKEAWAAMSWESRAHIFLKAADLIATKYRYHMNGTTMLGQSKNAFQAEIDSACEIIDFLRFNVHFLSEIYKQQPISAPGMHNRMEWRPLEGFVLAVTPFNFTAIGGNLPTSAAMCGNVVVWKPANTQIYSAQMFMRILKEAGLPDGVINLIYVDGPTIGKVCFNHRDFAGVHFTGSTGVFNNMWKTIGENIPKYKSYPRIVGETGGKDFVVIHKSADVDTAVAALARGAFEFQGQKCSAASRAYLPSNLAEAIKIKLVAELKTMKMGTVEDFSNFVNAVIDEKAFNSITRYIDNAKKDKKASILVGGNYSKKAGYFIEPTVIEAKDPKYTTMCEEIFGPVLTIYTYDADKFEQTLELVDSTSPYALTGAILAQDRAAVELATNKLRNAAGNFYINDKPTGAVVGQQPFGGARASGTNDKAGSMLNLYRWLSARTIKETFNPPTNYRYPFLNEA; encoded by the coding sequence ATGAGTCTGGGAACTTTCTCCTACCCCATGCCTGCCAATGAGCCGGTATTATCATACGCACCCGGCAGCCCTGAAAGAGCTGCTTTGAAAAAGACCCTTGCTGAGTTAAAGAAAAAAGCCATTGAAGTACCGATGTATATTGGTGGCAAGCAGGTAAAGACCGGAAAGAAAGTAGCCATGCATCCACCCCATGAGATTGCCCACACACTGGGTTATTTCCACGCTGGTGAAGAAAAGCATGTACACCAGGCCATTGATGCAGCTTTGAAAGCCAAAGAAGCATGGGCAGCTATGAGTTGGGAAAGTCGCGCACATATCTTTTTAAAAGCTGCTGACTTAATTGCCACCAAGTATCGTTACCACATGAATGGTACAACGATGCTGGGCCAAAGCAAGAATGCATTTCAGGCAGAGATCGACAGTGCCTGCGAGATCATTGATTTCTTGCGCTTTAACGTGCATTTCTTAAGTGAGATCTATAAGCAACAACCTATTTCAGCTCCCGGCATGCATAACCGCATGGAATGGCGCCCGCTGGAAGGTTTTGTACTCGCTGTAACGCCTTTCAACTTTACAGCCATTGGCGGCAACCTGCCTACTTCTGCTGCCATGTGCGGTAACGTAGTCGTTTGGAAGCCTGCCAACACACAGATTTATTCTGCGCAGATGTTTATGCGTATTTTGAAAGAAGCTGGTCTGCCTGATGGTGTTATTAACCTGATTTATGTAGATGGTCCAACCATTGGTAAAGTATGTTTCAACCACCGCGATTTTGCTGGTGTACACTTTACTGGTTCAACAGGCGTCTTCAATAATATGTGGAAGACCATTGGTGAAAATATTCCTAAGTACAAATCATACCCACGTATTGTAGGTGAAACCGGTGGTAAGGATTTCGTGGTAATTCACAAGAGTGCTGATGTGGACACAGCTGTAGCTGCGTTGGCTCGTGGTGCATTTGAGTTCCAGGGACAAAAATGTTCTGCTGCCTCACGTGCTTATTTACCAAGCAATTTGGCTGAAGCCATTAAGATCAAACTGGTAGCAGAACTCAAGACCATGAAGATGGGTACTGTGGAAGACTTCTCCAACTTCGTGAACGCGGTGATTGATGAGAAAGCTTTCAACAGCATTACCCGTTACATCGATAATGCGAAAAAAGATAAGAAAGCCAGCATCTTGGTTGGTGGTAATTACAGTAAGAAAGCAGGTTATTTCATTGAGCCCACCGTGATTGAAGCAAAGGATCCTAAGTACACCACTATGTGCGAAGAAATCTTTGGCCCAGTGTTGACTATCTACACGTACGATGCAGATAAGTTTGAGCAGACCTTAGAGCTGGTTGACAGCACATCTCCTTATGCGTTAACCGGTGCTATTCTTGCACAAGACAGAGCTGCCGTGGAACTGGCTACGAATAAACTGCGCAATGCTGCCGGTAATTTCTACATCAACGATAAGCCTACAGGTGCTGTTGTTGGGCAGCAACCATTTGGTGGTGCACGTGCTTCCGGCACTAACGACAAAGCAGGCTCTATGCTGAACCTCTATCGTTGGTTGAGTGCAAGAACGATTAAAGAAACCTTCAATCCGCCAACCAATTATCGCTACCCATTCTTGAATGAAGCGTAA
- a CDS encoding 6,7-dimethyl-8-ribityllumazine synthase codes for MATKGNTQLHKGIPATKDAFVVLVVTEWNSHIIKKLDAGAKKILKAAGVATTTLTVPGAVEIPFAVKQHYTHSKRMPDAYIVLGTVIKGDTPHFDYVCQSVTEGVTHLNLSLDCPVIFGVLTVNTEEQAIERIGGKHGHKGEEAAITALKMIALNRKLIK; via the coding sequence ATGGCCACAAAAGGTAATACACAATTGCACAAAGGCATCCCCGCAACAAAGGATGCCTTTGTTGTTCTGGTTGTAACAGAATGGAACAGCCATATCATTAAGAAGCTGGATGCTGGTGCAAAGAAAATACTGAAAGCAGCAGGCGTAGCTACTACTACCCTCACCGTTCCCGGTGCAGTAGAAATACCCTTTGCAGTAAAACAGCATTACACGCACAGCAAACGCATGCCTGATGCCTATATCGTTCTGGGCACAGTAATCAAAGGCGATACACCGCATTTCGATTATGTGTGTCAATCTGTAACAGAGGGTGTCACACACTTAAACTTAAGCTTGGATTGTCCAGTCATCTTTGGTGTACTCACGGTGAATACAGAAGAACAGGCCATTGAACGTATTGGCGGCAAGCATGGCCATAAAGGCGAAGAAGCTGCCATTACAGCATTGAAGATGATTGCGCTGAACAGAAAACTCATCAAATAA
- the pdhA gene encoding pyruvate dehydrogenase (acetyl-transferring) E1 component subunit alpha, which yields MPTKFTKETYLYWYELMQLIRQFELKAEEMYKMAGKIRGFFHAYVGQEAIAAGCMTATGADDPFITAYRDHGLALAKGTSANACMAELYGKATGCAKGKGGSMHFFDIENKFFGGHGIVGAQIGTGAGLAFAEKYRGTQNVTLAFFGDGAARQGMLHETFNLAMLWKLPVIFICENNNYAMGTSIERTSNVIDIYKLADAYEMPADKIDGMSPEAVHEGVARAVKRAREGDGPTLLEIKTYRYKGHSISDPQKYRTKEEVEEYKEQDPINKVRHTILENNFATEADLNAIDAKINAVVEESVRFAEESPWPDDSEVLKDVYIDQNYPFIVD from the coding sequence GTGCCTACTAAATTCACCAAAGAAACCTATCTCTACTGGTACGAGCTGATGCAGCTCATTCGCCAGTTTGAACTCAAGGCTGAGGAAATGTATAAAATGGCTGGTAAGATCCGCGGATTTTTCCATGCTTATGTGGGTCAGGAAGCCATTGCTGCGGGTTGTATGACGGCAACTGGTGCAGATGATCCGTTTATTACTGCTTACCGCGACCACGGTTTAGCACTGGCAAAAGGTACTTCTGCCAATGCTTGTATGGCTGAACTCTATGGTAAAGCAACCGGTTGTGCAAAAGGCAAGGGCGGTAGTATGCACTTCTTCGATATCGAAAACAAATTCTTCGGTGGTCATGGTATCGTAGGTGCCCAGATTGGAACCGGTGCCGGTTTGGCTTTCGCAGAGAAATATCGTGGCACGCAGAATGTAACCCTCGCTTTCTTTGGCGATGGTGCTGCACGTCAGGGTATGCTCCATGAAACTTTCAACCTGGCTATGTTGTGGAAACTGCCAGTGATTTTCATTTGCGAGAACAATAACTATGCAATGGGTACTTCTATTGAACGTACCAGCAATGTGATTGATATTTATAAATTGGCCGATGCCTACGAAATGCCTGCTGATAAGATCGATGGCATGTCGCCCGAAGCAGTACACGAAGGTGTAGCTCGTGCGGTAAAGCGTGCACGCGAAGGTGATGGTCCTACCCTGTTAGAGATCAAGACCTACCGTTATAAGGGCCACTCTATCTCTGATCCACAGAAATATCGTACTAAGGAAGAAGTGGAAGAATACAAAGAGCAGGATCCGATTAACAAAGTGCGCCATACCATTCTGGAAAACAATTTCGCAACTGAAGCAGATTTAAATGCAATTGATGCCAAGATTAATGCTGTAGTAGAAGAAAGTGTACGTTTTGCAGAAGAAAGCCCTTGGCCGGATGATAGCGAAGTACTGAAAGATGTGTATATCGATCAGAACTATCCTTTTATCGTTGACTAA
- a CDS encoding (Fe-S)-binding protein, with the protein MQVQLFIPCFIDQLYPNVGFNMVKVLEKAGCKVNYNTNQTCCGQPAFNAGFRGEAKDVCSKFINDFRGEDYVVAPSASCVGFVRNYYGKLFDDSSIHHKTAEQLGKRIFELSDFLVNVLKVTDLGASLDAKVTYHDSCAALRECGVKKEPRVLLSHVKGLELVEMNDVETCCGFGGSFAVKFEPISIAMADQKVNNALATEAEYLVSTDMSCLMHLEGYINKEGKALKVLHLADVLAREAEL; encoded by the coding sequence ATGCAAGTACAGTTGTTCATTCCCTGTTTTATTGATCAGCTCTACCCAAACGTAGGCTTCAATATGGTAAAAGTGCTAGAGAAAGCAGGCTGTAAAGTCAATTACAATACCAATCAGACCTGTTGTGGTCAGCCCGCATTTAATGCAGGTTTTCGTGGAGAAGCCAAGGATGTGTGCAGCAAATTCATCAATGATTTTCGTGGAGAAGATTATGTGGTAGCACCTAGCGCTAGCTGTGTTGGTTTCGTGCGTAATTATTATGGCAAATTGTTTGATGATTCATCCATACACCACAAAACAGCTGAACAGTTGGGCAAGCGGATTTTTGAACTATCCGATTTTCTGGTAAATGTGCTGAAGGTAACTGATCTGGGCGCCAGCCTTGATGCAAAAGTGACTTATCACGACAGTTGTGCTGCGTTGCGCGAATGTGGTGTGAAGAAAGAACCACGCGTGCTGTTAAGTCATGTAAAGGGCTTGGAATTGGTTGAGATGAATGATGTAGAAACCTGTTGTGGTTTCGGCGGCAGCTTTGCCGTAAAATTTGAACCTATAAGCATTGCCATGGCTGATCAGAAAGTAAACAATGCATTAGCAACCGAAGCAGAATATCTGGTAAGCACAGACATGAGTTGTTTGATGCATTTAGAAGGCTATATCAATAAAGAAGGCAAGGCTTTGAAAGTGTTGCATTTGGCAGATGTTTTGGCGAGAGAAGCTGAGCTTTAA
- a CDS encoding hemerythrin domain-containing protein: protein MPIQRSTALQPLSRQHHGGLLFCLLLKKGVRKNAPVGVMRDFVLDFWQKELQQHFHLEEAILEPFVTDLELKAPMQRMLRDHAQIREAIHLVELQPSLLRIQQVQELVEEHIRFEERHLFQIMETSLSPEVMQQIGGQLADAGEYNCNLYPVRFWE from the coding sequence TTGCCCATTCAACGCAGCACGGCATTACAACCTTTGAGCCGACAACATCATGGCGGCCTCTTGTTTTGTCTGCTCTTGAAAAAAGGTGTGCGTAAGAATGCACCCGTTGGGGTGATGCGTGATTTTGTATTGGATTTCTGGCAGAAAGAATTACAACAGCATTTTCATCTCGAAGAAGCCATTCTCGAACCATTCGTGACGGATCTGGAATTGAAAGCGCCCATGCAACGCATGCTGCGCGATCATGCCCAAATACGTGAAGCGATTCATCTGGTGGAGTTACAACCATCGCTCTTGCGTATACAACAAGTACAAGAATTGGTGGAAGAACATATTCGCTTTGAAGAAAGGCATTTGTTTCAAATCATGGAAACAAGTTTGTCGCCTGAAGTGATGCAACAGATTGGTGGGCAATTAGCCGATGCAGGTGAGTACAATTGCAATCTCTATCCGGTACGTTTCTGGGAATAA
- a CDS encoding tetratricopeptide repeat protein: MSDQHTAPVVDKDPLLSAQSFWKKNQKNILIAAAVVVIAVGGWFAYGEYVVKPKETKAAEAIAKAQQLFAQDSTRKALDGDGSAKGFLYVIKNFDGTKSANLAKYYAGVSYLKLGEFENAVKYLKDFSTDSKPVQLLAYARLGDAYSELNKKDDAVAAYKKAAATFPQDEASSAEYLFRAGLLLETQGKNKEALELYKELKTKFPKTDKGFQVDKYIYRLNVEPNEFSVK, from the coding sequence ATGAGTGATCAACACACAGCTCCTGTTGTAGACAAAGACCCGCTGCTGAGCGCACAGAGCTTTTGGAAAAAGAATCAAAAGAATATCCTGATAGCCGCTGCCGTAGTAGTCATTGCAGTAGGTGGCTGGTTTGCCTATGGCGAATACGTCGTAAAGCCAAAAGAAACCAAAGCTGCTGAGGCTATTGCAAAAGCGCAACAATTATTTGCACAAGATTCAACTCGCAAAGCATTGGATGGTGATGGCAGTGCCAAAGGCTTTCTTTATGTGATCAAGAATTTTGATGGCACAAAGAGTGCTAATCTCGCAAAATACTATGCAGGTGTTTCTTACCTGAAACTCGGCGAATTTGAAAACGCTGTAAAATACCTGAAAGATTTCTCTACAGACTCTAAGCCTGTACAGTTGCTGGCTTACGCACGCCTTGGTGATGCTTACAGCGAACTGAACAAGAAGGATGATGCAGTTGCCGCTTATAAGAAAGCTGCTGCTACTTTCCCTCAAGATGAAGCTAGCTCTGCAGAATACCTCTTCCGTGCAGGTCTGTTACTGGAAACTCAAGGTAAAAACAAAGAAGCTTTGGAACTATATAAAGAACTGAAGACTAAATTCCCTAAGACAGACAAAGGCTTCCAGGTAGATAAGTACATCTATCGCCTGAACGTAGAACCAAACGAATTCAGTGTAAAATAA
- a CDS encoding glucose-1-phosphate thymidylyltransferase, whose protein sequence is MAIVLFDNRERAGLYPLTTNKAVADLRIGILRIKEWWLRKTNLRPYVATTPALQILYSPIPEGEHIWIDASIVPDDALVQRILKLQSGHCLVDAFGLVAGKTAQRNWDYASNDIGNFPNQQKVDTVKRLQYPWEIFQWNDKAIREDFQLLTHRRKSQPLSDTNRIQQYSAIFVEEGARVEYAMLNATQGPIYIGKNAVIQEGAMIFGPVAIGTHAMVKMGATVYGATTIGPWCVAGGEIKNVVMMGYSNKGHHGYLGDSVVGEWCNFGAGTSNSNVKNTAETVTLWHEATQSWKPVGQKCGLIMGDYSRTAINSSINTGSVIGISSNLFGAGLLPRVIPDFTWGDGQERYRLDKAIEAIGNWKKMKGQSISPAEIAVLQHIFEQQA, encoded by the coding sequence ATGGCCATTGTATTATTCGATAACAGAGAAAGAGCAGGTTTATATCCTTTAACCACCAATAAAGCAGTAGCTGATCTACGTATCGGTATCCTGCGTATTAAAGAATGGTGGTTGCGTAAAACCAATCTGCGGCCCTATGTGGCTACCACGCCGGCTTTGCAAATTCTGTATAGTCCCATTCCTGAAGGAGAACATATTTGGATTGATGCCAGCATCGTACCCGATGATGCATTGGTGCAGCGTATCCTCAAATTGCAATCAGGGCATTGCCTCGTGGATGCATTTGGGTTAGTGGCAGGAAAGACCGCGCAGCGCAATTGGGATTATGCATCCAATGATATTGGCAATTTCCCCAATCAACAGAAAGTAGATACGGTAAAGCGATTGCAATATCCATGGGAGATTTTTCAGTGGAACGATAAAGCTATTCGCGAAGATTTTCAATTGCTCACGCATCGGAGAAAGTCTCAACCATTATCAGATACCAACCGCATTCAGCAATACAGTGCCATCTTCGTGGAAGAAGGTGCGCGTGTGGAATATGCCATGTTAAATGCCACGCAAGGCCCAATCTATATTGGCAAGAATGCGGTCATACAGGAAGGCGCCATGATTTTTGGCCCCGTTGCCATCGGTACCCATGCTATGGTGAAAATGGGCGCCACAGTCTATGGTGCCACCACCATTGGCCCTTGGTGTGTTGCCGGTGGTGAAATCAAGAATGTGGTGATGATGGGCTATAGCAATAAAGGCCATCATGGTTATCTGGGCGATAGTGTTGTAGGCGAGTGGTGCAATTTCGGTGCAGGAACGAGTAATAGCAATGTGAAGAATACGGCCGAAACTGTAACGCTCTGGCATGAAGCGACACAGAGTTGGAAACCTGTTGGACAAAAATGCGGACTCATTATGGGCGATTACTCGCGCACCGCGATCAACTCTTCCATTAATACAGGTAGTGTGATTGGTATCAGCAGCAATTTGTTTGGTGCCGGTCTCTTGCCTCGCGTGATTCCTGATTTCACCTGGGGTGATGGACAAGAACGCTACCGACTCGATAAAGCCATCGAAGCCATTGGTAATTGGAAAAAAATGAAGGGACAAAGCATTTCACCCGCTGAAATAGCCGTACTCCAGCATATCTTTGAACAACAAGCATAA